A section of the Canis lupus baileyi chromosome 5, mCanLup2.hap1, whole genome shotgun sequence genome encodes:
- the LOC140634476 gene encoding uncharacterized protein — protein MRDKWPSIFVHTHRMFTTKSELQHPPWTGCIGYVLEILCCQGHSHNSDWLTQNRSVDLHDWKAHELNFINNVSYHKLPGRPPPRASCARLGAHAAPGAGEGRRACTALSPRGTASCSGPQIRLLAFADPGTPSRPAHPCVRGTAPGARGASCHPTASRLGRAALPPVQMHADPFASLEQACCLEKPACTSRAVPRRPFTSGVGEELAPLSADGLLGEEGREEQMLGTFLILTSVPWLLHTGVRIFAKWTSAFGRPRTFRMKSGSTLPNSPVWTTRRTTVCRAGGRARSASGPLSGSHFSVCGALRRTEPESQATSPKGKEDVSFPTESIL, from the exons ATGAGGGATAAATGGCCTTCCATAttcgtccacactcacaggatgttcaccaccaagagtgaacttCAGC ACCCTCCTTGGACAGGCTGTATTGGATATGTACTGGAGATCCTCTGTTGCCAGGGACACAGCCACAACTCAGACTGGCTTACACAAAACAGATCTGTTGACCTACATGACTGGAAAGCCCATGAGCTGAATTTCATTAATAATGTTTCGTATCACAAACTACCTGGAAG GCCTCCCCCCCGGGCGTCCTGCGCGCGGCTCGGAGCCCACGCGGcgcccggggccggggagggACGGCGGGCGTGCACGGCCCTGTCCCCGCGGGGCACCGCGAGCTGCTCCGGGCCCCAGATCCGACTGCTCGCTTTTGCTGACCCGGGGACACCTTCTCGTCCTGCTCACCCTTGCGTGAGGGGCACCGCGCCCGGGGCCCGAGGTGCCTCCTGTCACCCTACAGCGTCCCGCCTGGGACGGGCTGCGCTTCCGCCCGTGCAG ATGCACGCAGACCCGTTCGCCAGCCTGGAGCAGGCCTGCTGCCTGGAGAAGCCCGCCTGCACGTCCAGAGCCGTCCCACGCCGTCCCTTTACTTCAGGGGTCGGTGAGGAACTTGCTCCACTCTCCGCTGACGGCCTTCTCGGCGAAGAGGGCCGCGAAGAACAGATGCTCGGGACGTTTCTCATCCTTACTTCAGTTCCTTGGTTACTGCACACCGGCGTACGGATCTTTGCCAAATGGACCTCAGCATTCGGTCGACCGCGGACGTTCCGCATGAAATCCGGGTCTACGCTCCCGAACAGTCCGGTGTGGACCACGCGGAGGACCACCGTGTGCCGCGCGGGCGGGCGTGCGCGGAGCGCCTCAGGCCCACTGTCGGGATCGCATTTTTCGGTTTGTGGTGCCCTCAGGCGGACAGAACCAGAATCGCAGGCCACCTCGCCAAAAGGGAAGGAAGACGTGTCCTTTCCCACGGAGAGCATTCTTTAA